The Methanobrevibacter gottschalkii DSM 11977 genome includes a region encoding these proteins:
- the cysE gene encoding serine O-acetyltransferase yields the protein MFNNLRAEIKAIKEKDPAARSTLEIFLCYPGFYALLMHRISHWLWNRSLKLLARMNSNLARFITGIEIHPGATFGKRVFIDHGMGVVVGETAIVGDDVLIYQGVILGGTSTEKTKRHPTVEKGVIIGAGAKVMGNITIGEYSKIGTGAVVLKDVPPESTCVGVPGRIVKRKGVPHEKVDLDHNKLPDPVADAIITINKHLQENDEHIKILFDKNEICLTDDIRDEQETLEDLFKREE from the coding sequence ATGTTTAATAATTTGAGGGCTGAGATTAAAGCTATTAAGGAAAAGGATCCGGCGGCAAGGTCAACATTAGAAATTTTCTTATGTTACCCTGGATTTTATGCTTTATTGATGCATAGGATTAGTCATTGGCTTTGGAATCGTTCTTTAAAACTTCTCGCTCGTATGAATTCTAATTTAGCTAGATTTATAACGGGCATTGAAATTCACCCTGGTGCAACATTTGGTAAACGGGTGTTCATTGATCATGGTATGGGTGTTGTTGTTGGAGAAACAGCAATTGTAGGTGATGATGTATTGATTTATCAGGGAGTAATTCTTGGTGGAACCAGTACGGAAAAAACTAAAAGACATCCTACTGTTGAAAAAGGAGTTATTATTGGTGCTGGTGCTAAAGTAATGGGCAATATTACTATTGGGGAATATTCTAAAATTGGTACTGGTGCTGTTGTTTTAAAGGATGTTCCTCCTGAATCTACTTGTGTCGGTGTTCCTGGTCGTATTGTGAAACGTAAAGGCGTACCTCATGAAAAAGTTGATTTAGATCACAATAAACTTCCAGACCCTGTTGCAGATGCGATTATTACTATTAATAAGCATCTTCAAGAAAATGATGAGCATATTAAAATTTTGTTTGACAAAAATGAAATCTGTTTAACTGATGATATTAGGGATGAACAAGAAACCCTAGAAGATTTATTTAAAAGAGAGGAGTGA
- the cysK gene encoding cysteine synthase A, which translates to MVNVPELKRGVLDSVVDAIGNTPIIKLNNLTKDLDAEIDVKMEAFNPTGSVKDRVAVAMIEDAEEKGLLKDDSVIIEPTSGNTGIGIGFAAAAKGYNVILTMPETMSVERRKLLAIYGAEIVLTPGSEGMDGAIAKAEELHRENPNSVILGQFDNEANVAIHYKTTGQEILRDTEGNVDYVVAGVGTGGTVTGIGKALKEVLPDVKIVAVEPEESQTLAKGAKGPHKIQGIGAGFVPSIYDSDVIDEIIPVPSDEAGKTLIALAKEEGIFAGISSGAATWAALQLAMRKENKGKRIIAILPDNGERYLSVEWLFE; encoded by the coding sequence ATGGTAAATGTTCCAGAATTAAAAAGAGGAGTACTTGACAGTGTTGTTGATGCGATTGGAAACACACCAATCATAAAATTGAACAATTTGACTAAGGATTTGGATGCAGAAATTGATGTAAAGATGGAAGCATTCAACCCAACAGGCAGTGTAAAGGATCGTGTTGCTGTTGCAATGATTGAAGATGCAGAGGAAAAAGGATTGCTTAAAGATGATTCTGTAATTATTGAACCAACTAGTGGAAATACTGGTATTGGAATAGGTTTTGCCGCCGCTGCAAAAGGTTATAATGTAATATTGACTATGCCTGAAACCATGTCTGTTGAAAGAAGAAAGCTTTTAGCTATCTATGGTGCTGAAATTGTATTGACTCCAGGTTCGGAAGGTATGGATGGAGCTATTGCAAAGGCAGAAGAATTACACAGAGAAAATCCCAACTCAGTTATTTTAGGTCAATTTGATAATGAAGCTAATGTGGCCATACACTACAAAACAACTGGCCAGGAAATTTTAAGAGATACTGAAGGAAATGTTGATTATGTTGTTGCAGGGGTAGGTACTGGAGGTACTGTTACCGGCATTGGTAAAGCATTAAAAGAAGTTCTTCCTGATGTTAAGATTGTCGCTGTGGAACCTGAAGAATCACAAACATTGGCCAAGGGTGCAAAAGGACCTCATAAGATCCAGGGAATTGGTGCAGGATTTGTTCCGTCAATTTATGATTCAGATGTTATTGATGAGATTATTCCAGTACCTAGTGATGAAGCAGGAAAAACTTTAATTGCTCTTGCTAAAGAAGAAGGTATCTTTGCAGGTATTTCTTCAGGAGCTGCTACTTGGGCTGCTTTACAATTGGCTATGCGTAAAGAAAATAAAGGTAAAAGAATTATTGCTATCTTACCGGATAATGGTGAAAGATATCTCTCTGTAGAATGGTTATTTGAATAA
- the nth gene encoding endonuclease III — protein MNKEERIIRLVECLDNTFEIRTFQNHDPYQVLIRTILSQRTRDENTDQATNNLFSKYKDIYEVAEAPIDDVKELIRPAGFYNVKAARIQEVSQILIDQYGGEVPNTVEEMIKLPGVGRKTANCVMVFAFELPAIPVDTHVHRISNRLGLVDTKNPEDTEVELTKIAPKDLWIKLNDLMVQFGQNICKPMSPQCEICPCSEICDYFKENI, from the coding sequence ATGAATAAGGAAGAAAGGATAATTAGATTAGTTGAATGTTTGGACAATACTTTTGAGATAAGGACATTTCAGAATCATGATCCCTATCAGGTGTTAATTAGAACTATTCTCTCTCAGAGAACTCGTGATGAAAACACAGATCAGGCTACTAATAATCTATTTTCTAAATATAAAGATATTTATGAAGTTGCAGAGGCACCGATTGATGATGTAAAGGAATTGATCAGGCCTGCGGGATTTTATAATGTAAAGGCCGCAAGAATTCAGGAGGTTTCACAAATTTTAATTGACCAGTATGGTGGTGAAGTTCCAAATACTGTTGAAGAAATGATAAAACTTCCTGGTGTGGGTAGAAAAACTGCTAATTGTGTAATGGTTTTTGCTTTTGAACTTCCTGCAATTCCGGTTGATACTCATGTTCATAGAATTTCAAATAGATTGGGTTTGGTTGATACTAAAAATCCTGAAGATACTGAAGTTGAACTTACTAAAATTGCTCCTAAAGATTTGTGGATCAAGTTAAATGATTTGATGGTGCAGTTTGGTCAAAATATCTGCAAGCCAATGTCTCCTCAATGTGAGATTTGTCCTTGTAGTGAAATTTGCGATTATTTTAAGGAAAATATTTGA
- a CDS encoding PH domain-containing protein — translation MGLLDKVVGHAEVGGDTQIVEEYLAPGEEIIQSFHFLRDAVILTNYGIYDIDVQGLSGKKVQVKFYPKKTIKTISFESAGSFDFDVDIKIGVSNNPVVLMEGGAMNMPISFKVPKAQAEEAKQIIHLVKEHYLL, via the coding sequence ATGGGATTACTCGATAAAGTAGTAGGTCATGCAGAAGTAGGTGGAGACACCCAAATTGTAGAAGAATATCTCGCTCCAGGTGAAGAAATTATCCAATCATTCCATTTCCTAAGAGATGCAGTTATATTGACTAATTATGGAATATATGACATTGATGTACAGGGATTAAGTGGTAAAAAAGTGCAAGTTAAATTTTATCCTAAAAAAACAATTAAAACAATTTCGTTTGAAAGTGCAGGCTCTTTTGATTTTGATGTTGATATCAAAATCGGAGTAAGTAACAATCCAGTTGTTTTAATGGAAGGCGGAGCAATGAATATGCCAATCTCATTCAAAGTTCCAAAAGCACAAGCTGAAGAAGCAAAACAAATCATACACTTAGTAAAAGAACATTACTTATTATAA
- a CDS encoding transcriptional regulator → MKPPCEIVVWYVIPAIRSELAKELLNLGMKQKDVSELMDITQPAVSQYITDKRGSGIKLDDNVRDMIKNFARQLSVGEATKADLISTTCKICNHVKLSDVLDQLNIDKSELGEDCQSCLGSEVN, encoded by the coding sequence ATGAAACCGCCTTGTGAAATTGTAGTCTGGTATGTAATACCTGCTATTAGATCAGAATTAGCGAAAGAATTATTGAATTTAGGAATGAAACAAAAAGATGTTTCAGAACTTATGGATATTACTCAGCCAGCTGTATCCCAATATATTACTGACAAACGTGGCAGTGGAATTAAACTAGATGATAATGTTAGGGACATGATTAAAAATTTTGCTCGCCAATTGTCTGTAGGTGAAGCTACTAAAGCTGATTTGATTTCAACAACATGTAAAATTTGTAATCATGTTAAATTATCTGACGTTTTAGATCAGCTTAATATTGACAAGTCTGAGCTTGGTGAAGATTGTCAATCTTGTTTGGGTTCTGAAGTAAATTAG
- a CDS encoding stage II sporulation protein M: protein MRYLVHVQEAVSENKKLILLMSVIFIISVAVGFIFQDIIYKEISPIFEKMVREFVNDPNSNLGFEIFINNIRASLLTYVLSVFFALMAVFSLILNGIILGAVGGAYMSADPVYNGIMFLALILPHGIFEIPALIFSSVAGILLFKFIFKYLKTFVKRDDLSLKEILDMHKVIIKHSIILLILSFVLFVIAAAIEGNFTGAFAKWIQTLF, encoded by the coding sequence ATGAGATATCTAGTACATGTTCAAGAAGCAGTTTCTGAAAATAAGAAATTAATATTGCTTATGTCAGTTATTTTTATCATATCTGTTGCGGTAGGCTTTATTTTTCAAGACATTATTTATAAAGAAATATCACCAATTTTTGAAAAGATGGTTAGAGAGTTTGTTAATGATCCTAATAGTAATTTAGGATTTGAAATATTCATTAATAATATCAGAGCATCCCTACTTACATATGTTCTATCAGTATTTTTTGCTTTAATGGCAGTTTTTTCGTTAATATTAAATGGAATTATCCTTGGTGCTGTAGGTGGAGCATACATGTCCGCAGATCCAGTTTACAATGGGATAATGTTTTTGGCTTTAATTCTTCCTCATGGAATTTTTGAGATTCCTGCATTAATTTTCTCATCTGTTGCAGGAATTCTTTTATTCAAATTCATATTCAAATATCTCAAAACATTTGTCAAAAGGGATGATTTGAGTTTAAAAGAGATATTGGATATGCATAAAGTTATCATTAAACATTCAATCATTTTATTGATTCTGTCTTTTGTTTTATTTGTTATTGCAGCAGCTATTGAAGGAAATTTCACTGGTGCTTTTGCTAAATGGATTCAAACTTTATTTTAA
- the aroA gene encoding 3-phosphoshikimate 1-carboxyvinyltransferase: MILKVKNISNIGGEVKAPPSKSYSHRAVILASLAKGTSKLYDMLFSEDTLASIRVCKALGAQINKKDGYLEVIGTNGRLHNSCDGPIDLANSGTTLRLMTSVSALSDNEVILTGDESLKTRPMGLLMDALKPLGVETESLNGDDKAPILIKPGYLGGETNIMGNVSSQFISSILISAPLSKCGVNLYVLPEFKSKPYVYMTWDIMRKFGIRSVKAYYLKHDSCNQEHQSCRIDEFKIKKQEYIACDYTVEGDYSSASYLLALIAINGGSARVKNLFRTSKQGDKFILDILQRMGATIVRGDDYVEITSKGNLKAIDVDLSNAPDLLITVAVLAAMAEGTTNITGVAHARVKETDRIDTTCRELEKLGCCLEEHEDGMSITGGVSSGVVDSHGDHRLAMAFSLIGLKHDIKITNGEIFDVSFPDFIETMAKLGFELELV, translated from the coding sequence ATGATTCTTAAGGTAAAAAATATTTCAAATATTGGTGGTGAGGTTAAGGCACCTCCATCTAAAAGTTATTCTCACAGGGCAGTTATATTAGCTTCATTAGCTAAAGGCACCTCTAAACTTTATGATATGCTATTTTCTGAAGATACTTTAGCATCTATTAGAGTGTGTAAGGCATTGGGTGCTCAAATTAATAAGAAAGATGGTTATTTGGAAGTTATAGGAACTAATGGCAGGCTTCATAATTCCTGTGATGGGCCAATTGACCTTGCAAATTCAGGAACTACTCTCAGATTGATGACATCTGTATCTGCATTAAGTGATAATGAAGTTATTTTAACCGGTGATGAATCTCTTAAGACAAGACCGATGGGTCTTTTGATGGATGCTTTAAAACCATTGGGAGTCGAAACCGAATCATTGAATGGTGATGATAAAGCACCAATATTGATTAAACCGGGTTATCTTGGTGGTGAAACTAATATCATGGGTAATGTTAGCTCACAGTTCATCTCATCAATTTTAATATCTGCACCATTGTCTAAATGTGGTGTTAATCTATATGTGCTGCCCGAATTTAAGTCAAAACCTTATGTTTATATGACTTGGGACATCATGAGAAAATTCGGCATTAGATCAGTTAAGGCTTATTATTTAAAGCATGATTCTTGTAATCAGGAACACCAAAGCTGCAGAATTGATGAATTTAAAATCAAAAAACAGGAGTATATTGCTTGTGATTATACTGTTGAAGGAGATTATTCCTCTGCATCTTATTTGCTTGCATTGATTGCCATTAATGGTGGCAGTGCCAGAGTTAAAAATTTATTCAGGACATCAAAACAAGGTGATAAATTTATTTTAGATATTCTTCAAAGAATGGGTGCAACCATTGTACGTGGTGATGATTATGTTGAAATTACATCAAAGGGTAATTTAAAGGCGATTGATGTTGATTTATCCAATGCTCCTGATTTATTGATTACTGTTGCAGTTCTGGCGGCAATGGCCGAAGGAACAACAAATATTACAGGTGTTGCTCATGCAAGAGTAAAGGAAACGGATAGAATTGATACTACTTGCAGGGAGCTGGAAAAACTTGGATGTTGCTTGGAGGAACATGAAGATGGGATGAGCATAACTGGTGGTGTATCATCAGGTGTTGTTGATTCTCATGGAGACCACAGGCTCGCAATGGCTTTTTCCCTAATTGGCCTTAAACATGACATTAAAATTACAAATGGGGAAATATTTGATGTTTCATTCCCTGATTTCATAGAAACAATGGCGAAACTTGGATTTGAATTGGAGTTGGTATGA